GGCCGTAGCCGAGTCTCTCTCCGCCGCATCGTGCTGCCCGGCCAGGGCATGAAGCCAGCCGCGCAGTTGCAGCAAACGACTTAACTGATGACTGTGGCTGGAACCCTTGCTGTTCAGCAGCGCAGTGTCCACCAGCTCTGCGGCATGCTCTTTTTCACCACAGGCCAGCAACAGCATGGCCTGATAATAATTGAGCAACGGCCCGATGGCAGAGCGCTGCATCTGCCCCGGACTGAGCTGCGAACGAAGGATCTCCCGCTGTCTGGAAAATCCGCCGGCATCGCCATGCCCATGGAGCAGCGAACAACCGATCAAACCCAGCAGTTGGCAGGCTGAAAACCGTTCCAGATTCTCCCGGTGCCCGGCCTGGTGCTCCAAGGCAGTGGCAACGACCCGGTAACGCCCCTGCCAGAGGGCCTGCATGCCCCGCAACACGGCAAATTCGATTTGCTGCTCACTCAAACACAATTGCTGGGCTTCGGCCAGACCGATGCTGGCCAGGCTGTCAACGGTGTCCAGCCGCCCGGCAAAAAATAATTCCGCCAGACCCAGTGCGTAGGTGATTTTCAGACGTTCAACCGCGGCACAGCTGTCACTATAGGCGGCATACAACTTTCTGAAATCCTCCAGTCGCCCCTGCCAGCGTTCAAAACAACCATCCACAGCCAGGGAAAGCATCACCTGGACGGTCGCCGTCAGCAGCATGCCACGAGAATCCTCAGCCGATGCAAAACGCTGATAGGCCAACTCCAGCCAGTCCACCGCCTCATTTGAAAAAGCATGCAGCTCCGTGATTCCGCGGAACAGCGCCAGCCAACTGTCGGCGGCGGTCAGGTCGGCAGGGATCGCGCTGATTAAGGGGCCGATCTCGCGCTGATAGCGGCTGTCCACCAGGGCCAGACCGAACTGGCTGAGCATCTGTGCCATGGCGGAAAAGTCGCGCGCCTCCAGCAGACAGTTCAGGGCTGCATCAAAACGGCCTTCGAGCCGGTACCATTCGGCCGCCGCCTGGTAAACCAGCTGGCGTTCCGCGGCCGTCAGATCCAACTCGGCCTTTTCACGCAAGAAAGCCCTGGTCCCGGGCTTGATGAGCAAAACCGTTTCTTTTTCGACAGTGGCAGTCAGCACCAGCCCGTGCCGCTGCAGATAATCGATAACCGCCCGAATATCAGTAATTTCACTCAGACTCTGGGCCAACCGAACCGGCACCGATTCCAGCAACGCCAGCTTCAGCACCGTCCGCCGCCAGGGCAAAGGGAATTCGGTCGTCAAGGTTTCGAAGAACCGGCGATCATCCAGTTCATGGGGATCGGCCAGATCTTCAGCCAGGCGCAGCAACATGCTCCGGTCCTGTTCCCTGAGCTGACCATCACCGGTAATCATCAGGCCGCTGAGCCAGCGCAGGCGCGCCGAGTGATCCTGCAGTTGCTGTTCCAGCTGCTGCTGATTGCTGCGACTGCGGCGTTCGTCAGCACACATCCGCAGCATCACTTTAACCCTGGCCAGCATTTCCACATTGCTGATCGGCTGAGAAATAAAGTCGTAGGCGCCGACATCAAGCCCTTCGGCGCGCATCGTCGGCGAGGCAAGATGAGCGGTGATCAGAACCAGCGGGATCTCGGCGGTCTGCGGTTGCTGACGCAACCTGCGACACATCTCCAATCCACTCATCTCCGGCATCTGCACATCGATGAAGGCCCCGTCGACCGCTTCCCGCGCACAGATGGCCAGCCCCTCCCGGGCACTGCGGGCGGTCAGGACCCGCACCCGGGGCAGGTCGATTTCAATGATTTTAGCCAACAGCAACAGGTTGGTCTGGTTATCATCGACCAGCAACAGGGTAAATTGTTCCAGGGGCTCCGTCTGCATCATGATAACCGTTTACACCGGGATCAGCCCGGCAAACTTGAGCAACAGCTTCTTGGATCCGACTGAATTGAAATAAACGATAACCTTCTGTTTGTCGCCATCACCTTCCAGCCGGCGCACCGTCCCGATCCCGAACTTGATATGCCGCACCCGGGTTCCCAACCGCAATCCGGCCGGGCCTTCATCAGTGGCAGACTCGGTCGCGCCCCGGTGCGGTGGTTGAGGAGCGGCGATCGACACGGCAAGGTCCTGGTTTTCATCCCAGACCTCCGTTTCCTCCTGGCCGCTCATCAGATCCGCCAAGGAGGACAGATTATGAGCAGCCGCTGTTTTTGTCGCCGGGGCGGCTTCCTCCCCTCGTCCCTTGATCAGCTGGCCCGGAATTTCGGTCAGGAAGCGGCTGGGGGGATTGAACTGCCAGGTGCCATAAACCCGCCGACGCCGGGCATGGGACAGGTACAGACGCTGCATGGCACGGGTCATACCGACATAGCAGAGGCGCCGTTCCTCGGCCAGTTCTTCCCCCATGGCACCGGAGCGGGAGTGGGGGAACAGCCCCTCTTCCATCCCGGTCATGAAAACGATGGGGAACTCCAGACCTTTGGCGGAATGCAGGGTCATCAGGGTCACCCGCTGCTGGGAGTCGTCATGCTGTTCCAGGTCAGTGATCAACGCGATCTGCTCCAGGTAATCTTGTACGCTGCCGCCAGCGGTGGCATGTTCTTCCATCCCCGCCAGCAGCTGCTCCAGATTTTCCAGCCGACCTTTGGCCTCCTGGCGACCTTCCGCGGTCAGGGCATTCTGGGCTTCCTCCTGCAGGGCCGGTCCGTAACCGGAATCATGGATCAACTCCGCCATCAGTTGCGGATACGGCAGCCGTTGCAGACGCTCCGTGAAACTGTCGAGCAAGGCCAGGAATTCTCCCACCCGCTTTGCCGCTGCACCTTTCAGGATCTGCTCCTGGAGAGCCAGCCGACAGGCGGCCAGAAAGTTGCCGGCTTGTTCTTCATAGGCGGCAATGCGCTCGATGGTGGTGTTGCCGATACCGCGGGCCGGGACATTGATGATCCGCCGCACGGCCAGGGAATCCTGGGGATTGATCAGCACCCGCAGGTAGGAGAGGACGTCCTTGACTTCGAGCCGGGCATAGAACTTGACCCCGCCGAACATGACATAAGGAATCCGCCCGGCCCGCAAGGCTTCTTCCAAAGCCCGGGACTGGGCATTGGTGCGATAGAACACGGCCATCTCCCGTAACCCATGGCCGGCCCGCTGCAATTCAGCGATTTCAGCGGCAACAAACCGGGCCTCTTCGAAGTCATCGGGAGCGGTCTCGACATGCAGCAGTTCACCTGGCGGATTTTCCGTCCAGAGCTGCTTCTCCCGGCGGTCCGGGTTACACCCGACCACCGCTCCGGCGGCCTCCAGAATGGTGCGGGTCGAGCGGTAATTCTGCTCCAGTCGAATCACGCTCGCGGTCGGAAAATCGATATCAAACCCGAGGATATTGCCGACTTCGGCGCCGCGCCACCGATAAATGGACTGGTCATCATCGCCGACCACGCAGAGCGCCGTCTCCGGCCGGGTCAGCAACTGCATGAGTCGATACTGAACCCGGTTGGTGTCCTGGAACTCATCGATCAGGACATGGCGGAAACGTTGCTGCCAGCGCTCTCTGACCTCCGGGAATTCCTCGAGCAGCCGCACGGTCAACAGCAGCAGATCACCGAAATCGACAGCATTAGCGGCTTTCAGTTTATGCTGATATTGCGCATAGAGCTCGGCGACCAGCCGTTCGTCTGGATGCAGGTTGCCGTATTCGGTCGGCCCGATCCCGCTGTTTTTGGCACTGTCGATGGCGGCTGCAGCGGCGCGTGGTTTGAGGACCTTTTCAGAAATCTGCTGATCCTTAAGCAGTTCGCGCAGCAGGCGCAGCTGATCCTGATCGTCATAAATCAAAAAATCCCGTCCAAAGCCGAGATGATGAATTTCCTGACGTAAAATCCGCACGCAACTGGCGTGGAAGGTGGCCACCCAGGGCAGCTCTGAAGAACCGAGCAGCGCTTCCAGCCGTTCCCGCATTTCATTGGCCGCCTTGTTGGTAAAGGTCACGGCCATGATCTGCCAGGGGGCGACTCCTCGCTCGCGGATCAGGTAGGCAACCCGGTGGGTCAGAGCCCTGGTCTTCCCGGAACCGGCTCCGGCCAGCAGCAACAGCGGACCATCCTGATGCAGGACCGCCTGTCGTTGAGGCTCATTCAAGCCGGCCAGTAAATCAGTCATCCTCTTCCCCCAGCGTCCGGCTCATCAGGGCTCGGTTATAAGCTGAAATCATGTCGCGACGGGAGATAATCCCGTAGAGCTTGCGGTGAGTCTCCCGGTCCACCACGGGCAGCTGCTCGATATTGCGATAACCGATTCTGCGCATGGCGGTATCGAGGTCCTCCTCCGCATGCACCGTCACCACTTCCGTGGTCGCCAGCTCCTTGACGACAACCAGATCCATCAGTTCTTTTTCGAAAACCACCCCGAGGAAATCCTGCACCGAGATAATCCCGGTCAGTTCTCCCTTTTCGTTGACCAGGGGAAAATTGGTATGATGGGTCTTCTGAATGAAGCGCGCAAATTCTCCCAGGGTCATACTTTCCGGGATACTTTCGACCCGGGTCAGCATAACATCACCGACCGCCAGGCTCTTCATGATATTACGCTCTTTCCCGGCTTCCAGATCAATGCCGATCTGGCTTAGCTCAGCAGTTTCCAGGCTGTCTTTTTTCAGTTTGCGGGCAAAGGTCGTGCCGATAACGCAGGTCAGCATAATTGGGATAATGACTTCGTAGCTGTCGGTGGTTTCAAAAAGCAGAAAAATGGCGGTCATCGGCGAATGGGTCGCCGCCGCCAGGAACGCCCCCATACCGACCAGCGCATAGGCGCCACCGGACAGCCCGGCCCCAGGGAAGACCAACTCCAGAATATGACCGAAGGCTCCCCCGGCCACCGCACCGAGAAACAGGCAGGGTGCGAACATGCCGCCGGGCAGCCCGGAGCCGAGGGTGATGGATGTGGCCACCATTTTGGCAGCGACCAACACCAGCAGCAGATACCAGGAATGGCCCCCATGGAGCACCGCGCTGATGAATTCGTACCCGTTACCGAACACCTGGGGCAGAAAAATGCCGATCACCCCGACGCTCAGCCCGCCCAGGACCGGTTTGCTCAACTGCGGCACTTTAAGTGCGGTGATCATGTTCTTGATGCGACTGTTCACATCGATAAAACCGGCGGCAAGACCGCCGATAACAAAACCCAGCAGCACATAGAGGGCAAGTTCCCAGAAGCTGTGCAGAAAAAAGGTCGGGGTCACCACTTCCGAGACGTTACCGAGCAAGGCCCGGGATACGACCGTGGCCATGCCGCTGGAAATAACGATGGACGTGAAGCTGGCCAGTTCAAAGGACGACAACAGGACGATTTCGGTGGCGAAAAACACCCCGGCGATCGGGGCGTTAAAGGTCGCTGCGACCCCGGCCGCAGCACCGCAGGCGACCAGCACTTTCAGCCGATTCCCGCTCATTTTGAACAGTTTCCCGAACTGGCTGCCGATGGTGCCACCGATCACGGCGATCGGTCCTTCCTGCCCGGCGCTGCCACCGGTACCCAGGGTAATCGCGGAGCCAAGACCCTTGGTAAACAACGGTCTGAGCGGTAGCTTGGCACCTTTCAGGTTGACCTTGACCAGAAAGGCTGAGAAGCCACCCCGCAGGTCTTTTTTGAACAACACCCAGAGCGGAATCACCAACAGGCCGCCGATAGCGGGCAGAAACATCACCAGAATCCGCTGCAAGGACCAGTGATCCAACGAAATGTCAAAGAGTTCAAAGGTCTGCTCGAAGATCAGCCAATGAATCAGTTCGATGGTTTTCCGGAAAAAATAGTTGCCCAAACCGCCCAGGATACCGATCAAAACCGCAAGAATGATCAGAAAGGTATTTTCACTGATTTTGAGATGACCCAGAATTTTCAGAAAGAGTTTTTGCACGCGGCGAGCGGGAAGATAATTTTTCAATACCTGAGATGACACAACTTTGGCCTAACGTTTAATTGACTGCCTCGGCAGGCAGCGGTGTTTCGGATAAAAACAAACCGCCCCGGCAACCGGCGGGGACAGGTCTGGATAAGAATTTTGAATTCAAACGAATTATACTAAACCCAAATATCCCACGAGGCAACACCACAAAAAACAATATGATTATTTTTTAGCGGGCTGCGGCAACGCAACATGAACAGCCGGGAAGGCTGCCCCGGCAAAGGAGAAGGGATTTGCAGTCGTCAGGCGCTGTGCTGCAGGTAGGCCGCATAGCCCAGCCCGACCCCGAGCAGGTCAGCCACCCCGCCCATGGTCAGGTTGCGCTGTCGGAACGCGGCATCCATCTGGCGCAGCAGGGGAACCGGATCGTGCCCCGCCACCAGACAGCGGCGCAGTTGCAGCCCACTCTGTTGTAAATAAGCGATGCCGGAATCCCCGCAACGGTGGCGGGCGGTCGAATCGTCGACCCGCAGCATCAGCTCCGCCAGCGCCAGATAAAAGCCGCGACCGTTGTCCAGCCCACCCTGGTCTAAAGCCGGCAGCACAATATCAAACACCCCCGGCAACCCGCCAAGTGCCTCAGCGACGATTCCGGCCTGAGGATGCTGCTTTCGCACCGTTTCCCCATGACTGCAAGGCGGCTGCGGCCGGCGGGCAAAGAATTCGCCGGCGGTCACTTTTACGGCGGCCTGCAACGCCACAGGGTTACGCAGGTCGCAGCGCGCAGCGGCCATCAGCAGCAGACCGGTCAAGAAGATCCCGCCGCGATGGCAATTGGTGCCAAGTTCCTGCAACATGCGCCGTTCGGCCCGCTGCCCGATCAGGACCGGGTCGCCAGAACCGCTTGGAGCCGCCAGCGCGGCACAGAGTTCACGCAGATATTGACGCAGCAAGACGATGGAACGCGCCATCAGGAGTAAGGACAAATCCGGGTGGGAACCGTTATTGCGCAGATCGACCAGGCCGGGTTTCGGGGTCAGATACAGCTCAGCCTTGAGCCCGTCGATAAGCGACTCGGCCAACGCCTGCAGTTGTAAAGGGTTCGAGCAATTCTTCAAAGCGCTCTTTCACCTGCATGGGAGTATGGCGACGGGTGCGGATGCATTCCCGCGCCGGGGCGGCGCAGACCAGACAGGAACGTTGCGGCAGGCCGAGGCGCTGCCGATCGTACACCGTGCCGTCCGCGGCATAGACATCAAAATCGAGCAACCGCGCAAAATCGCGATAGTCCTCGATCCGGCAGCATTGCATTTTGACATCGACCGGGTCCCCTGCTGAAGCATATAAGACCCATGGGCCAAGAGCATCAACATCAAACAGTTCCAGGCTCGGCGCAAGCGCATTGCAGAGCTGTTCCTGTCCCCAGCCGAACAGCGCTTCGCTGCCCGCCGGCCGCTTGTCGCAACCGGGCACATTCAGCGCCAACTGAATGATGCTGCCGCCCGCAAGCGTCGCCAGCAGCTTCTGCAGCTCCTCATCGCGACGCTCACGGGCAGTCAGGATATCATTCTTTAACTTTGCGTACTGCATCGATTATTGTGCCATCACGATATTCGATCAGGGCAACGACATCATCCGTGAATTCGACCGGTTTCGGCTCGCCGGTGATGCGGGTCGCCAATTTTCTCAAATCGTGGATATCCATCACCGGAACCTTGCGTTTCTCCAGTTCCTTTCTCAGGTCGGCCTGATGCTCGTTCACCGCAATGCCGCGTTCGGTGACTATCACATCAATGGTTTCGCCCGGGGTGGTAACGGTCGTGACCGCGTCGCGGATAATCGGCAGCCGCCCGCGAATCAGTGGAGCGGTGATAATCGACAACTTGGCGCCAGCAGCGGCATCACTGTGCCCACCGGTATTGTGCAGCAGGTAGCCGTTTGACTCGGTATTGACATTAACGTTGAAGTCTACGTCAACCTCAGTGGCTCCCAGGATAACGCAGTCGAGCATATTGACGACCGCGCCGGCATTATAGGGATTGGCATACAGGTCCGCGCTCATCTCCAGGTGATTTGGATTACGCCCGATGGAAGCGACCGCTTTCAGATCGAAACACTGGACATCGAACAACGCACGGAACAGCCCCTGTTCGAGCATATCGACGAAATAACCGGTAATCCCGCCGCAGCCGAAGCTGCCCTTGATCTGCCCGGCACTCATCAGTTGTTTGACCCGATCCGCCACCGCCAGGGAGATCCCCCCGGAGCCGGTCTGGAAGGCAAAACCGTCTTTCAGCAGCCCGGAGGCCTCAATCACCTGGGACGCATATTTAGCAATCTGCAGGCCGACCGGATCACGGGTGATTCGGGTGGTGGTTGAAACGATCTTATTGGGATCGCCCAGGGAATCGACGACCACGACATGATCGACCAGGGACATGGGAATCGATACCGGCACCACCGGATAAGGCTGGAGGTTGTCGGTGACGGCAACCACATGCTTGGCGTACTGGGCATCGGTATGGGCATAGCCCAGACTGCCGCAGGCCGAGGGCCCGAAGTACCCGTTCATATTGCCGAACTCGTCACAGGTCGGAGCCGCGATAAAGGCGACATCGACGGTCACATCCCCGGAGATCACCGAGCGGGCCCGGCCGCCATGGGTACGTACGGTAATCGGGCAATGCAACTCCCCTTTGGAAGCCATTTCGCCGATGAGACCGTTAACACCGGTTTCAATGGCGGTAATGACACCTTTTTGGATGTAAGGAATCAGCTCCGCATGCACCGGGTGAACCGAGCTTGAAGCGATGGTGATATCCCGAATGCCCATAGCGTCGATCTCTTTGACCACCATATTCAGCAATGCGTCACCGTTGCGCAAGTGATGGTGGGTCGCAATGCATTGGCCGCTTTTCAGACCGGAGGCCTCAATGGCTTCACGCAGACTCCCGAGCAGCTTCTTGTCCCCCGGGTTGACCCGCCGCAGCGGTCGACTGGCATGGTCGGAGGTTTTCTTATAACTGAAGGGGTCCTGATACGGGACAACTGTTTTCCCGGCAAAGGACTCCGGGAGCTGACGTCCCAAACTATTTACGGCCATAGATCACCTCTTCATCCAATTCAATATCAACCAGACCGTGCGCCTGGGCAGTTTTCAAAGTCTTGACGGCACGAATAACCACCGGCGCGTCGATCATCTTGCCGGCCAGCGAGATAACCCCGGTCCCCATTTCCCGGGCGCGCTGAATGGCATCGATCACCTGCAGTGCGTAGTCGATCTGCTCCTGCTTGGGAACAAAGACTTCGTGGACAACTTCGATCTGGCGGGGATTGACCAGCGATTTCCCGCTGAAGCCGAGGACCTTGATCAACTCGGTCTCCTTGCGCAGCGCATCCATATCCGTGGCATCCGGAAAGATGGTGTCAATGGCCTGAATACCGGCGGCCTTGCAGGCCCAGACGATCCGGGTCCGCGCGGCGAACAGTTCCTCGCCGCCTTTGGTTCTTTCAATCTCCAGGCTGGCGGTATAATCCTCGGCACCGAAAGCCAGCCCGAGGAGCCGCGATGAACTCTTGGCGGTCTTGATACAGTTGATGACCCCTTCGGCCGTTTCGATGGAGGGCAGGATTTTGAAGTGCCCGATGGGTAGCCCCAGTTCCTCCTCATACTCGGTCAAAATGGTGTCAAGCTGCTCGACATATTCCGGCTTGTCAGCTTCGGGCAGGCGAATACCGTCGGTCATGGCCGGCAGGATGGCATCGAGATCCTGCTTCCACCACTTGGTTTTGAGACTGTTGATCCGCACCAGGATCTTCCGGTTGTGGTTCTGGTAGGTCTCCAGGAAGTTTTTGACCAGGACCCTCGCGGCGTCCTTCTCACTATAAGGCACCGAATCTTCCAAATCGATCATGACACAGTCGCTCTGGAACATCGGCACGTTCTGCAGCATGGAAGGCATGTTGCCTGGCACATACAACAGCGATCTCATTAATTCAAAATCAGCCATGGCAATCATTCCTCCTCAATGTAAATGGTCGGGGTTCCGGATGTCTTCGAAATATGCCGCTCGATCCCATCGATGATCATCTCGGTAAACAGAATTTCGCAACTGGCAAAGACTTCCGCATCAAACAGATGTCCGCCGATCACCTCCCCGGAGCTTTTGCCGAGCATAATATGGGCATGACAGTCCACCTTGCCATTGTCGCTGGAAATCAGGTTGCCTTCCAGATCCAGCAGTTCCAGCGGCCCTTCGATATGATGCTGGCGCATGCGCGGCTCGGTAATCGGCCGTTTGGCGCCGGACTTGATCCCGCGGAAATGGGCGTTGACCACCGACCCGACCGCAGACACGATCACTCCGTTTTTCACCTCTTCCTGCTCGGCAAACAGAATCAGCCGCTCGACGATCTTCTGTCCCGGCTCGATCTTGATAATAAAGCGGCGACCCTGCTCCCAGGTTTTACACCAGACTCCGTTCATGTTCAGGCCCCTTCCTGGCTGCTGGCTCTTCTGATCGCCGTTTCCAGGCGGGCGGCAATCGCGTAATCGAGGGCGCCCCGGTCACTGATCTTGATATGCCCACCGGTCACTGACAAGTCGGCCAGAACTTTTTCGACCTGACGTTTGATCAGGTGCTCAAACTGTTTTTTTACCGTTGAATCTATTTCTATGCGCAGGTCATCAGCAGGCTCTAAAAAAACCATCAGGTCACTCGACTGCATTGTCCCTGCCTGAGCTTTTCGTGCGATCTCCATCAATGTCTCCTCTGGTAATTCTTCAATGTTTGCAATAGCTCCCGCGCCTGGACCGAACGGAGAAAATTCAGCGTCGTTGCAGGCACAAGCTCTTTCAACGTCTCAAAAGCTTCACTTTTCAGGGCCTCGCGCACCCGGAACGCGCTGATCGGCTGGTCACCCCGCGCAACCCGGTCCAACTGCACTGTCTCAACATTATACAGGGCTAAAACCTTATGCATAGTCTCACTGTAAATACGCGTCGTCCGACAGTAGGGTTCGGTCCCGATGAAGCGTTTTTCGATGTTGAAAAAAGGCGCAATATGCCTCCCGAACAGCTCCAAGTCAACTTCCATCTGAATCAGCTGCTGGTCATCGTCCCGCTTGAGGAAGTAGCCGGGAAAGGTCACCTGACTGATCGCATAGTCGGAGGTATCCAGAACTGTCACGTTGGGGATATGGGCCGTCCCTTCCCTGGTCAGCCGGTAACGCACCTCGAAAGGGAAAATGGACCGGTCCTCCCGAACCACGAACACATACAGCTGATCGACCCGGGCGGCGGCCTGTTCGATCAGGTACTGATGGCCACGGGTAAACGGATTGCAGTTGACCACAACAGCACCGTTGCGGCCCGGCTTGACCAGCGCCTGACAGTCGGCCAAGTATTTCTGCAAGCCATGGCCATATTCCAGCAGACACAGTTTGGGATGTTTAACCAGCGGTGTGAAGTTCAGATGCTGAAAGGACAGGCAGCGATCCGGCTTGGTAAAAACAAAAAAGTTTTCGATGTTTGAATAGGCACAACTGTTGATCAGTTCCGTGATCAGCTCACCAAGAAGGCCGCCCCCCTGATGGCTGTCACGGATACAGATCATTTTAAAAACATTGTGATCCCTGGCCGCTGTGGCGACCAGTTCACCATTTTCGAAAACTCCGAACAGCGCGTCGAATGTCTCTTCGTATTTGAAACCATTCGATTCAATAAGCTCTTGCGCTTTGCGTTGATCAAATTTATTAATCAACCTGACGACCATATGCGTAAACCCTGCAACTTAATTCAGTTAATGTCCAAGTACTGAGAGGAGGACACCGGCCGCGATAGCCGAACCGACCACTCCGGCGACATTGGGAGCCATCGCATGCATCAGCAGGTAGTTGGTCGGATCAGCTTCCAACCCGACCTTGTTGACCACGCGGGCCGAGTTCGGCACGGCGGAAACGCCGGCGGCACCGACCAGCGGATTGATCTTTTTCTTGCTAAACAGGTTGAGAAACTTCGCAAACAATACCCCGGAAGCGGTGGCCAGAGCAAAGGCGGTCGCCCCCATCACAAAAATACCGATGGATTGCGGGGTCAGGAAATTGACCGCCAGCGTATTGGCCCCGATGGAAAAGCCCAGCAGGATCGTCAGGATATCGATCATGGCGTTGCGGGCGGTATTGGCCAGACGTTCGGTCACCATGCTTTCTTTGAGAATATTACCGAAGAACAGGCAGCCTATCAACACCATTGAGCCGGGGGCGATCAGGGTACAGACCAGAAAACCGACGATGGGGAAAATGATCTTTTCCCTTTTGCTGACCTGCCGGGAGACCTCCATGCGGATCAGCCGTTCCTCCTTGCTGGTCAGCAGCCGCATGATCGGCGGCTGGATCACCGGCACCAATGACATATAGGAATAGGCGGCAATAGCGATGGAGCCAAGCAACTCAGGTGCCAGCATCGACGACAGGAAGATCGCCGTCGGACCGTCAGCCCCGCCGATAATGCCGATAGCGCCGGCCTGCTGCGGGGTAAAGCCGATGAACAAAGCACCGATCAGGGTGGTAAAGATGCCGAACTGCGCCGCAGCGCCGAGCAGCACCAGCTTGGGGTTACTGAGCATGGGGGTAAAATCGGTCATTGCCCCGACACCGAGGAAAATCAGCGGCGGATAGATGCCCTGCTTGACCCCCTGGTAAATGTTGACAAAGAACATCCCCTCTTCCCCGCCCGACATACTTTCCGGGATGGGAATATTGCCGACGATCAGGCCGAAACCGATCGGCAGCAGCAGCAACGGCTCAAAACCCTTGTTAATAGCCAGGTAAATGAAAAGACAACCAAAAAGTATCATCACCACGTTTTGCCAGGCGACCCCGACAAAACCGGTACTCATCAAAAAATCAGTTAGCATGCCCATTTTTA
This genomic window from Pelobacter seleniigenes DSM 18267 contains:
- a CDS encoding citrate lyase holo-[acyl-carrier protein] synthase — translated: MQYAKLKNDILTARERRDEELQKLLATLAGGSIIQLALNVPGCDKRPAGSEALFGWGQEQLCNALAPSLELFDVDALGPWVLYASAGDPVDVKMQCCRIEDYRDFARLLDFDVYAADGTVYDRQRLGLPQRSCLVCAAPARECIRTRRHTPMQVKERFEELLEPFTTAGVGRVAYRRAQG
- a CDS encoding chloride channel protein, with amino-acid sequence MSSQVLKNYLPARRVQKLFLKILGHLKISENTFLIILAVLIGILGGLGNYFFRKTIELIHWLIFEQTFELFDISLDHWSLQRILVMFLPAIGGLLVIPLWVLFKKDLRGGFSAFLVKVNLKGAKLPLRPLFTKGLGSAITLGTGGSAGQEGPIAVIGGTIGSQFGKLFKMSGNRLKVLVACGAAAGVAATFNAPIAGVFFATEIVLLSSFELASFTSIVISSGMATVVSRALLGNVSEVVTPTFFLHSFWELALYVLLGFVIGGLAAGFIDVNSRIKNMITALKVPQLSKPVLGGLSVGVIGIFLPQVFGNGYEFISAVLHGGHSWYLLLVLVAAKMVATSITLGSGLPGGMFAPCLFLGAVAGGAFGHILELVFPGAGLSGGAYALVGMGAFLAAATHSPMTAIFLLFETTDSYEVIIPIMLTCVIGTTFARKLKKDSLETAELSQIGIDLEAGKERNIMKSLAVGDVMLTRVESIPESMTLGEFARFIQKTHHTNFPLVNEKGELTGIISVQDFLGVVFEKELMDLVVVKELATTEVVTVHAEEDLDTAMRRIGYRNIEQLPVVDRETHRKLYGIISRRDMISAYNRALMSRTLGEEDD
- a CDS encoding response regulator, encoding MMQTEPLEQFTLLLVDDNQTNLLLLAKIIEIDLPRVRVLTARSAREGLAICAREAVDGAFIDVQMPEMSGLEMCRRLRQQPQTAEIPLVLITAHLASPTMRAEGLDVGAYDFISQPISNVEMLARVKVMLRMCADERRSRSNQQQLEQQLQDHSARLRWLSGLMITGDGQLREQDRSMLLRLAEDLADPHELDDRRFFETLTTEFPLPWRRTVLKLALLESVPVRLAQSLSEITDIRAVIDYLQRHGLVLTATVEKETVLLIKPGTRAFLREKAELDLTAAERQLVYQAAAEWYRLEGRFDAALNCLLEARDFSAMAQMLSQFGLALVDSRYQREIGPLISAIPADLTAADSWLALFRGITELHAFSNEAVDWLELAYQRFASAEDSRGMLLTATVQVMLSLAVDGCFERWQGRLEDFRKLYAAYSDSCAAVERLKITYALGLAELFFAGRLDTVDSLASIGLAEAQQLCLSEQQIEFAVLRGMQALWQGRYRVVATALEHQAGHRENLERFSACQLLGLIGCSLLHGHGDAGGFSRQREILRSQLSPGQMQRSAIGPLLNYYQAMLLLACGEKEHAAELVDTALLNSKGSSHSHQLSRLLQLRGWLHALAGQHDAAERDSATALCLREQAGGPLYRIENLLFAALTCAAGERFPTAEKLLNEGLAESQRCGEERIRPGLHAWQAAIQCKLGRREQAREQLRFFLEFQRRQDCAFFWGLIPELLEALAGLLESRAERDLLEPLLAEFAGQAFSPDPAILLCPLLEVKCLGQFRIQLQQQSFDLGEIGQASRQIFALLVAAPGQTLSIESIMAMLWPDSPPSKARNSFDTAHSRLRKALEGAFGQRIRRDYLILEKGLLSLRNARIDTVRFAEFMEQARYHLQREHFLQAEHAFWKMAQLWTGEFLSGHDLGGNLALLRDHLTQLRLEQISSLARLLQERRKYDEAIAILQQGLVIDPTRDSIVRRLLQLYRRQHDHRAATNLLALYSKALQEEDYDPEEIAELIESLEGQWVPAEDDI
- a CDS encoding ATP-dependent helicase, with the translated sequence MTDLLAGLNEPQRQAVLHQDGPLLLLAGAGSGKTRALTHRVAYLIRERGVAPWQIMAVTFTNKAANEMRERLEALLGSSELPWVATFHASCVRILRQEIHHLGFGRDFLIYDDQDQLRLLRELLKDQQISEKVLKPRAAAAAIDSAKNSGIGPTEYGNLHPDERLVAELYAQYQHKLKAANAVDFGDLLLLTVRLLEEFPEVRERWQQRFRHVLIDEFQDTNRVQYRLMQLLTRPETALCVVGDDDQSIYRWRGAEVGNILGFDIDFPTASVIRLEQNYRSTRTILEAAGAVVGCNPDRREKQLWTENPPGELLHVETAPDDFEEARFVAAEIAELQRAGHGLREMAVFYRTNAQSRALEEALRAGRIPYVMFGGVKFYARLEVKDVLSYLRVLINPQDSLAVRRIINVPARGIGNTTIERIAAYEEQAGNFLAACRLALQEQILKGAAAKRVGEFLALLDSFTERLQRLPYPQLMAELIHDSGYGPALQEEAQNALTAEGRQEAKGRLENLEQLLAGMEEHATAGGSVQDYLEQIALITDLEQHDDSQQRVTLMTLHSAKGLEFPIVFMTGMEEGLFPHSRSGAMGEELAEERRLCYVGMTRAMQRLYLSHARRRRVYGTWQFNPPSRFLTEIPGQLIKGRGEEAAPATKTAAAHNLSSLADLMSGQEETEVWDENQDLAVSIAAPQPPHRGATESATDEGPAGLRLGTRVRHIKFGIGTVRRLEGDGDKQKVIVYFNSVGSKKLLLKFAGLIPV
- a CDS encoding triphosphoribosyl-dephospho-CoA synthase yields the protein MKNCSNPLQLQALAESLIDGLKAELYLTPKPGLVDLRNNGSHPDLSLLLMARSIVLLRQYLRELCAALAAPSGSGDPVLIGQRAERRMLQELGTNCHRGGIFLTGLLLMAAARCDLRNPVALQAAVKVTAGEFFARRPQPPCSHGETVRKQHPQAGIVAEALGGLPGVFDIVLPALDQGGLDNGRGFYLALAELMLRVDDSTARHRCGDSGIAYLQQSGLQLRRCLVAGHDPVPLLRQMDAAFRQRNLTMGGVADLLGVGLGYAAYLQHSA